One segment of Brassica napus cultivar Da-Ae chromosome C3, Da-Ae, whole genome shotgun sequence DNA contains the following:
- the LOC111203692 gene encoding uncharacterized protein LOC111203692, translating to MLLSDLRGRGCLQVPEEVLMTICTREQMEEIRRNSLSLMRSDITQPLVQSETDSNGCFHSNKRWIIRLEEVASEPPWQKSLTLALAATDGIAGGRFESTNKGKEKSHRSSNWWKSVLELQMSSGYVDPGLGTWVGLTWGQKLVRLRIV from the exons ATGTTGCTTTCAGATTTGCGTGGTAGAGGATGTCTTCAAGTGCCCGAGGAGGTGTTGATGACCATCTGCACCCGTGAGCAAATGGAAGAAATCCGTAGGAACTCTCTCAGTCTTATGAGAAGTGATATTACCCAGCCTCTTGTCCAATCTGAAACAGACTCAAATGGATGTTTTCACTCCAACAAGAGATGGATAATCAGGCTTGAGGAAGTTGCCAGCGAACCTCCATGGCAAAAAAGTCTCACATTAGCCTTAG CTGCTACTGATGGAATTGCTGGAGGGCGTTTTGAGTCAACTAACAAGGGGAAAGAAAAAAGTCACAGATCCAGTAACTGGTGGAAGTCAGTTCTTGAATTGCAGATGAGTTCCGGTTATGTGGATCCCGGCTTGGGTACTTGGGTAGGGCTGACATGGGGCCAAAAATTGGTGAGGTTGAGGATTGTGTGA
- the LOC106377129 gene encoding dolichyl-diphosphooligosaccharide--protein glycosyltransferase subunit 4C, translated as MFDDQDLGFFANFLGIFIFILVIAYHFVVADPKFE; from the coding sequence ATGTTTGACGACCAAGACCTCGGATTCTTTGCCAATTTTCTCGGCATTTTCATCTTCATTCTGGTCATTGCTTACCATTTCGTCGTCGCCGACCCAAAGTTCGAATGA
- the LOC106377140 gene encoding transcription factor-like protein DPA, translating to MEMDLTVTPEKQRNRHAVRLVKTPVRRKLIADDDDDHEIGTEKKGQSRTAGGGLRQFSVMVCQKLEAKKITTYKEVADEIISDFATIKHNAEKPLNENEYNEKNIRRRVYDALNVFMALDIIARDKKEIRWKGLPITCKKDVEEVKRDRNKVMNSVQKKAVFLKELREKVSSLESLMLRNQEMAVKTEGPAEGFTLPLILLETNPHAVVEIEISEDMQLVHLDFNTTPFSVHDDAYILKLMQEHKLQQNRASSSSSTHHQSQHSSSSSCIASGTSGPVCWKSRSS from the exons ATGGAGATGGATTTGACTGTCACACCGGAGAAGCAGAGGAATCGTCATGCAGTGAGGTTGGTGAAAACTCCTGTGAGAAGGAAGTTGAtagctgatgatgatgatgatcacgAGATTGGGACAGAGAAGAAAGGGCAATCAAGAACTGCTGGTGGTGGCCTTCGCCAGTTCAGCGTTATGG TGTGCCAGAAGTTAGAAGCTAAGAAGATCACTACATACAAGGAG GTTGCAGATGAAATCATTTCAGATTTTGCAACAATTAAGCATAACGCAGAGAAGCCTTTGAATGAGAATGAG TATAACGAGAAGAACATAAGGAGGAGAGTCTATGATGCACTCAATGTCTTCATGGCCTTGGATATTATCGCAAGGGATAAAAAAGAAATCCGGTGGAAAGGGCTTCCCATTACCTGCAAAAAGGATGTCGAAGAAGTTAAG AGAGATCGAAATAAGGTTATGAATAGTGTGCAAAAGAAGGCTGTTTTCCTTAAAGAATTAAGAGAAAAG GTCTCAAGTCTTGAGAGTCTTATGTTGAGAAATCAGGAGATGGCTGTGAAGACTGAAGGCCCAGCAGAAGGTTTTACTTTACCTTTAATTCTACTTGAG aCAAATCCTCATGCAGTTGTCGAAATCGAGATTTCTGAAGATATGCAACTTGTTCACCTTGACTTCAATAC CACGCCATTCTCGGTCCATGACGATGCATACATATTGAAACTGATGCAAGAACACAAGCTGCAGCAAAacagagcttcttcttcttcctctacacATCATCAATCTCAACATTCTTCTTCCAGTTCTTGCATTGCTTCTGGAACCTCAGGCCCGGTTTGCTGGAAGTCAAGATCCA
- the LOC106448746 gene encoding uncharacterized protein LOC106448746, protein MKGSILTVLSMENHHHHHPSTHLSMDSSVSSSHEELDLEMMNNGNRQITLYNPPDINLPLSVGRTSMSWNLDSCDNILDVGLSPHVYETTETFLNVVAPSKVSKKCLKRGDSMWGAWFFFSFYFRPALNDKSKSKVVREAGGCFTGFDKSDLKLDVFLVQHDMENMYMWAFKDKPENALGKMQLRSYMNGHSRQGERPFPFSAERGFVRSHRMQRKHYRGLSNPQCLHGIEFVASPSLLCVSEEDKKRWMELTGRDLKFTIPPDASDFGSWRNLPNTEFELPHVAKPGLSNGKKILNGSGLHLTSNASFSSNGDSSEGGNNSKKRKEFLSPGSSEEECCLTVNNVETHQPGWVKDFTGVMKNVHGPATAAKTIYEDEEAYLVVVTLPFVDLNSVKVSWRNSITNGIVKVTGSSTSSAPLVKRRERTFKLVDQTAEHCPPGEFMREIQLPSRIPEEANIEAYFDGTGPVLEILVPKLRGGVEEEHEVRVCLRPHHLGGVSELKLT, encoded by the coding sequence ATGAAAGGCTCGATTCTCACTGTTTTGTCAATggagaatcatcatcatcatcacccttCAACGCACTTATCCATGGATTCCAGTGTCTCCTCCTCTCACGAAGAACTCGATCTCGAGATGATGAACAACGGTAACCGCCAAATCACTCTTTACAATCCACCAGACATCAACCTCCCCTTGTCCGTAGGAAGAACCTCCATGTCGTGGAACTTGGATTCCTGCGACAACATTTTAGACGTTGGCCTCAGCCCGCATGTCTACGAGACCACCGAGACGTTCCTCAACGTGGTGGCTCCCAGTAAAGTCAGTAAAAAATGCTTGAAACGAGGAGATAGCATGTGGGGAGCttggttcttcttcagcttctaCTTCAGACCGGCGCTGAACGACAAGTCAAAGTCAAAGGTCGTTAGAGAAGCTGGAGGGTGTTTTACAGGGTTTGATAAATCTGATCTCAAGCTCGACGTGTTTCTCGTTCAGCACGATATGGAGAACATGTACATGTGGGCTTTTAAGGATAAGCCCGAGAACGCGCTCGGTAAAATGCAGCTGAGGAGCTACATGAACGGGCACTCACGTCAGGGCGAGCGTCCGTTTCCCTTTAGCGCGGAGAGAGGGTTTGTTCGGTCCCACAGGATGCAGAGGAAGCATTACAGAGGGCTCTCTAACCCCCAGTGTCTTCACGGGATCGAGTTTGTGGCGTCGCCGAGTCTCTTGTGCGTTAGTGAAGAAGATAAGAAGAGGTGGATGGAGCTGACTGGTCGAGATTTGAAGTTCACTATCCCTCCTGATGCTAGTGATTTCGGCTCGTGGAGAAACCTTCCCAACACGGAGTTTGAGCTGCCTCATGTTGCGAAACCCGGTTTGAGTAACGGCAAGAAGATACTTAATGGTTCGGGATTGCATTTGACGAGCAACGCTTCTTTCAGCAGCAATGGTGACTCGTCAGAAGGAGGGAACAACAGTAAGAAGAGGAAAGAGTTCTTATCTCCGGGAAGCAGCGAAGAAGAATGTTGCTTGACTGTTAACAACGTCGAGACCCACCAGCCTGGTTGGGTAAAGGACTTCACTGGAGTGATGAAGAACGTTCACGGGCCCGCGACTGCGGCCAAGACCATCtatgaagacgaagaagcttaCCTGGTCGTGGTAACTTTACCGTTTGTGGATTTGAACAGCGTGAAGGTCTCATGGAGGAACAGCATCACGAACGGAATCGTCAAGGTCACGGGGTCAAGCACGTCGAGTGCTCCTTTGGTGAAGAGGAGGGAGCGTACTTTCAAGCTGGTTGATCAGACGGCTGAGCATTGTCCTCCGGGGGAGTTCATGAGGGAGATACAGTTGCCGAGTCGGATTCCGGAAGAAGCAAACATCGAAGCGTATTTTGATGGGACAGGACCGGTTCTAGAGATCCTGGTGCCGAAGCTGAGGGGAGGAGTGGAGGAAGAACACGAGGTTAGGGTTTGTCTAAGGCCACACCACCTCGGAGGGGTTAGTGAGCTTAAGTTGACGTGA
- the LOC106448736 gene encoding THO complex subunit 4B-like gives MAGGLDMSLDDLIKSNRKPTGSRGRGNGGGRGFGGGSSGPSRRFANRVGNRTAPYSRPMQQAHDAMWANDVFATDASVAAAFGHQSAGVGVGGSSIEAGTKLYISNLDYGVSNEDIKELFSEVGDLKRYGIHYDRSGRSKGTAEVVFSRRGDALAAVKRYNDVQLDGKLMKIEIVGTNLSAPAPPMLAPVQIPFPSNGLLGNFNENYNGNFNGNFNGNFRGRGRGGFMGRPRGGFGGGNFRGGRGARGGGGGGGGRGSGRGGRDEKVSAEDLDAELDKYHKEAMEETS, from the exons ATGGCAGGTGGCTTGGATATGTCACTCGACGACCTCATCAAATCCAATCGAAAACCTACCGGATCTCGCGGCCGAGGAAACGGCGGCGGTCGCGGATTCGGCGGTGGCTCCTCCGGTCCGTCTCGACGGTTTGCTAACCGCGTGGGAAACAGAACGGCGCCGTATTCAAGG CCGATGCAACAAGCTCATGACGCGATGTGGGCTAACGACGTTTTCGCCACTGACGCGAGTGTGGCGGCTGCTTTTGGGCATCAGTCTGCGGGTGTTGGCGTTGGCGGATCTTCAATCGAGGCTGGAACGAAGCTCTACATCTCAAATTTAGATTATGGTGTCTCCAACGAGGATATCAAG gAGCTCTTCTCAGAGGTTGGTGACCTTAAGCGTTATGGGATTCACTATGATAGGAGTGGAAGATCCAAG GGTACTGCTGAAGTTGTTTTTTCACGGCGTGGTGATGCCTTGGCAGCTGTCAAGCGTTACAATGATGTTCAGTTGGATGGAAAGCTGATGAAGATTGAGATTGTTGGAACTAATCTTTCAGCTCCAGCACCTCCTATGCTTGCTCCTGTTCAAATTCCATTTCCTTCGAATGGGTTACTTGGGAACTTTAATGAGAACTACAATGGCAACTTCAATGGGAACTTCAATGGAAACTTTAG AGGGAGAGGAAGAGGTGGTTTTATGGGAAGGCCTCGTGGTGGTTTTGGCGGAGGTAATTTCCGTGGTGGTAGGGGAgctagaggaggaggaggaggaggcggtGGTCGTGGCAGTGGAAGAGGAGGACGTGATGAAAAGGTGTCTGCAGAGGATCTTGATGCTGAATTGGACAAGTATCAcaaagaggcaatggaggaaaCAAGTTGA
- the LOC106377123 gene encoding short-chain dehydrogenase TIC 32 B, chloroplastic-like isoform X1, with product MKLFATYKYASLIVPYYSLTPLFLLSFSLSLSSILVPERQISENKEAKLLKMGLYSLITGRRGPSGFGSATTAEEVTQGIDATHLTAIITGGAGGIGMETARVMAKRGVHVVIGARNIGAAENGKAEILRQNTNARVTLLHLDLSSVKSIRAFVRDFHALHLPLNLLINNAGVMFCPYQLSEDEIELQFATNHIGHFLLTNLLLDTMKTTAKTSGVEGRILNLSSIAHIYTYKEGIKFDSINDICCYSDKRAYGQSKLANILHANELSRQLQEEGVNITVNSVHPGLILTNLFQHTALLMSKFSLCFPHIISFKFSLLFVLIPIFTGFLKFFSFYLWKNIPQGAATTCYVALHPTLKGVTGKYFADCNEVTPSKLARDETLAQKLWDFSVKLINSVSKKNYLGFEDTI from the exons ATGAAACTCTTTGCCACTTATAAATATGCTTCTCTCATAGTACCATATTATTCTCTAACACCCCTCTTCCTTCTTAgtttctctctatctctctcttccatATTGGTTCCTGAGAGACAGATCTCTGAAAATAAAGAGGCCAAGCTACTAAAAATGGGATTATATTCACTAATCACAGGGAGAAGAGGACCAAGTGGGTTTGGTTCAGCTACAACAGCTGAAGAGGTTACCCAAGGGATTGATGCAACTCATCTCACTGCAATTATCACAG GAGGGGCAGGAGGGATAGGAATGGAGACAGCGAGGGTAATGGCCAAGAGAGGGGTTCATGTGGTAATTGGTGCCCGAAACATAGGAGCTGCAGAAAATGGCAAAGCCGAGATTCTCAGACAAAACACAAACGCACGTGTCACCCTCCTCCACTTAGATCTCTCTTCGGTCAAATCCATCAGAGCCTTTGTTCGTGACTTCCATGCCCTCCATCTTCCTCTCAATCTCCTCat AAACAACGCAGGAGTAATGTTCTGTCCATACCAACTCTCTGAAGATGAAATCGAATTGCAGTTTGCTACAAATCACATTG GTCATTTTCTGTTGACAAACTTGCTCCTAGACACAATGAAGACCACAGCTAAAACCAGTGGTGTCGAAGGAagaattttgaatttatcaTCTATAGCTCATATCTATACTTATAAAGAAGGAATCAAGTTCGACAGCATCAATGACATATGCTG TTACTCGGATAAAAGAGCTTACGGACAATCAAAACTAGCCAATATATTGCACGCTAACGAGCTCTCCCGTCAACTTCAG GAAGAGGGAGTGAACATAACAGTGAATTCAGTGCACCCTGGTCTCATCCTCACCAATCTCTTCCAACACACTGCTCTTTTAATGAGTAAATTTTCTCTCTGTTTTCCTCATATTATTTCCTTTAAATTTTcactattgtttgttttaatCCCCATTTTCACAGGGTTCTTGAAGTTCTTCAGCTTTTACTTGTGGAAAAATATACCTCAG GGAGCAGCTACAACATGTTATGTTGCTCTGCATCCAACGCTGAAGGGAGTAACGGGAAAGTACTTTGCAGATTGCAACGAAGTCACTCCAAGCAAACTTGCTAGAGATGAGACTTTGGCACAAAAACTCTGGGATTTTAGTGTTAAGCTCATCAACTCTGTTTCTAAAAAGAACTACCTGGGTTTCGAGGACACCATTTAA
- the LOC106377123 gene encoding short-chain dehydrogenase TIC 32 B, chloroplastic-like isoform X2 → MKLFATYKYASLIVPYYSLTPLFLLSFSLSLSSILVPERQISENKEAKLLKMGLYSLITGRRGPSGFGSATTAEEVTQGIDATHLTAIITGGAGGIGMETARVMAKRGVHVVIGARNIGAAENGKAEILRQNTNARVTLLHLDLSSVKSIRAFVRDFHALHLPLNLLINNAGVMFCPYQLSEDEIELQFATNHIGHFLLTNLLLDTMKTTAKTSGVEGRILNLSSIAHIYTYKEGIKFDSINDICCYSDKRAYGQSKLANILHANELSRQLQEEGVNITVNSVHPGLILTNLFQHTALLMRFLKFFSFYLWKNIPQGAATTCYVALHPTLKGVTGKYFADCNEVTPSKLARDETLAQKLWDFSVKLINSVSKKNYLGFEDTI, encoded by the exons ATGAAACTCTTTGCCACTTATAAATATGCTTCTCTCATAGTACCATATTATTCTCTAACACCCCTCTTCCTTCTTAgtttctctctatctctctcttccatATTGGTTCCTGAGAGACAGATCTCTGAAAATAAAGAGGCCAAGCTACTAAAAATGGGATTATATTCACTAATCACAGGGAGAAGAGGACCAAGTGGGTTTGGTTCAGCTACAACAGCTGAAGAGGTTACCCAAGGGATTGATGCAACTCATCTCACTGCAATTATCACAG GAGGGGCAGGAGGGATAGGAATGGAGACAGCGAGGGTAATGGCCAAGAGAGGGGTTCATGTGGTAATTGGTGCCCGAAACATAGGAGCTGCAGAAAATGGCAAAGCCGAGATTCTCAGACAAAACACAAACGCACGTGTCACCCTCCTCCACTTAGATCTCTCTTCGGTCAAATCCATCAGAGCCTTTGTTCGTGACTTCCATGCCCTCCATCTTCCTCTCAATCTCCTCat AAACAACGCAGGAGTAATGTTCTGTCCATACCAACTCTCTGAAGATGAAATCGAATTGCAGTTTGCTACAAATCACATTG GTCATTTTCTGTTGACAAACTTGCTCCTAGACACAATGAAGACCACAGCTAAAACCAGTGGTGTCGAAGGAagaattttgaatttatcaTCTATAGCTCATATCTATACTTATAAAGAAGGAATCAAGTTCGACAGCATCAATGACATATGCTG TTACTCGGATAAAAGAGCTTACGGACAATCAAAACTAGCCAATATATTGCACGCTAACGAGCTCTCCCGTCAACTTCAG GAAGAGGGAGTGAACATAACAGTGAATTCAGTGCACCCTGGTCTCATCCTCACCAATCTCTTCCAACACACTGCTCTTTTAATGA GGTTCTTGAAGTTCTTCAGCTTTTACTTGTGGAAAAATATACCTCAG GGAGCAGCTACAACATGTTATGTTGCTCTGCATCCAACGCTGAAGGGAGTAACGGGAAAGTACTTTGCAGATTGCAACGAAGTCACTCCAAGCAAACTTGCTAGAGATGAGACTTTGGCACAAAAACTCTGGGATTTTAGTGTTAAGCTCATCAACTCTGTTTCTAAAAAGAACTACCTGGGTTTCGAGGACACCATTTAA
- the LOC106443013 gene encoding uncharacterized protein LOC106443013, with protein sequence MGDHSSSQASYIHLVHHLIEECIVFNMGKKECMDALFKHANINPIITSTVWKELEKENKEFFEAYERRREEIPTEKETARRIRDLLSRTKI encoded by the exons ATGGGTGATCATAGCAGCTCACAAGCATCTTACATCCATTTG GTGCATCATTTGATAGAAGAATGCATAGTCTTCAACATGGGCAAAAAAGAGTGCATGGATGCTCTGTTTAAGCATGCTAATATCAACCCTATCATCACTTCCACGG TGTGGAAGGAGCTAgagaaagagaacaaagagtTCTTCGAGGCATacgagagaagaagagaagaaatacCGACCGAGAAAGAGACGGCTCGAAGAATCCGAGATTTGCTTTCACGAACTAAAATCTAA
- the LOC106377114 gene encoding uncharacterized protein LOC106377114, with product MSERPSRHQRKPSLSVFPNSLLDLTDISVTANPPSTIPSQPPRHQMPPPTPAAAPPANSDKKDDNASKEGNASSN from the coding sequence ATGTCTGAGAGACCAAGCCGTCACCAGAGAAAGCCTTCTCTGAGCGTTTTTCCGAACTCCCTCCTGGATCTCACCGACATATCTGTCACAGCAAACCCTCCATCCACCATCCCTTCTCAGCCGCCGCGCCATCAGATGCCTCCGCCTACTCCAGCTGCTGCTCCTCCAGCAAACAGTGACAAGAAAGATGACAATGCTAGCAAGGAAGGGAACGCCTCTTCTAACTGA